From Syntrophales bacterium, a single genomic window includes:
- a CDS encoding ImmA/IrrE family metallo-endopeptidase produces MTANKLKPSMKAGEIIKRLKIRDPSEIHIHDIAMERGALVREKILESSEAWLVRKGRLGIITVSTRIPEQGRKRFAIAHELGHFELHQDSQLIICTEQDMFQWNESKSQEIEANDFAANILMPEDIFSDHIGSESPSIDIVAKLADEFRTTLTATALRYVQLSSEPCAIVISGDSSVRWYKKSNSFEFHVKVGEKLSPNTYAFDFYDGVEMPLKPEKVPASAWIAGNVDEEADIMEHSVALNRYNVVLSLLWIHKEIRPKYRRYDEDEPEHDLTNPFTPDGKRWRW; encoded by the coding sequence GTGACTGCCAACAAATTAAAGCCATCAATGAAGGCCGGGGAAATTATAAAAAGGTTAAAAATACGAGACCCCTCAGAGATTCATATCCATGACATCGCCATGGAGCGAGGCGCTCTAGTCAGAGAAAAGATTTTAGAGTCATCGGAAGCTTGGTTGGTGAGAAAGGGACGGCTTGGCATTATTACTGTAAGTACAAGAATACCCGAGCAGGGACGCAAGAGATTCGCAATTGCACATGAGTTAGGTCATTTTGAACTTCATCAAGACTCACAATTAATCATATGTACTGAACAGGACATGTTCCAATGGAACGAAAGCAAATCACAAGAAATCGAAGCAAATGATTTCGCTGCCAATATTCTGATGCCAGAAGATATCTTCTCCGATCATATCGGGAGTGAGTCACCAAGTATAGATATTGTTGCAAAACTAGCCGATGAATTTAGGACAACATTAACAGCAACAGCTTTAAGATACGTTCAATTATCTTCAGAACCTTGCGCTATAGTAATTAGTGGGGACAGCTCTGTCAGATGGTATAAAAAATCAAACAGTTTCGAGTTTCATGTAAAGGTCGGAGAAAAATTGAGTCCAAACACATATGCTTTTGACTTTTACGATGGAGTTGAAATGCCTCTTAAGCCAGAAAAAGTACCGGCCTCCGCATGGATAGCAGGTAATGTAGATGAAGAAGCAGATATAATGGAACACTCAGTAGCACTTAATCGTTACAATGTTGTGCTATCCCTTCTCTGGATACATAAAGAAATAAGACCCAAATACCGTCGCTACGATGAAGATGAGCCAGAACATGACCTAACTAACCCGTTTACACCTGATGGTAAAAGATGGCGATGGTAA
- a CDS encoding DUF2188 domain-containing protein — translation MAREEHHIVPDSNGGWNIKKGGSNRSSGHFDRKQDAIDRAREVSRNQRTELIIHNKNGRISRADSHGHDPCPPKDKK, via the coding sequence ATGGCAAGAGAAGAACATCACATCGTTCCAGATTCTAATGGTGGCTGGAACATTAAAAAAGGAGGATCAAATCGTTCATCCGGTCATTTCGACCGGAAACAAGATGCTATCGATCGAGCCAGAGAGGTAAGTCGGAACCAAAGAACGGAGCTGATTATTCACAACAAAAACGGAAGAATCTCAAGGGCGGACAGTCACGGACACGATCCGTGTCCGCCAAAAGACAAGAAATAA
- a CDS encoding HU family DNA-binding protein: MNKSDLINTLAQKEGLTEKRATDIVNLIFKKFTDTLANGDRVKIKGFGNFTVRNYDGYDGQNPRTKQEIKVAPKKLPFFKVGKELKERVNSVE; this comes from the coding sequence ATGAACAAATCTGATCTGATAAATACACTGGCTCAAAAAGAAGGCCTGACAGAAAAGCGGGCAACCGACATTGTAAATCTGATTTTTAAAAAATTCACTGACACACTTGCAAACGGCGACAGGGTTAAGATCAAAGGATTCGGAAATTTCACTGTCAGAAACTATGATGGTTATGATGGCCAAAACCCGAGAACCAAGCAGGAAATCAAAGTAGCACCCAAGAAACTGCCTTTCTTTAAAGTCGGAAAAGAGTTGAAAGAGAGGGTGAATTCCGTGGAATAG